The following proteins are encoded in a genomic region of Salvelinus namaycush isolate Seneca chromosome 12, SaNama_1.0, whole genome shotgun sequence:
- the LOC120057047 gene encoding flotillin-2a-like isoform X1, translating into MGNCHTVGPNEALVVSGGCCGSDEKTYVVGGWSWAWWLISDIQRITLEIMTLQPKCEDVETAEGVAITVTGVAQVKVMVDNELLGYACEQFLGKSVMEIKSVILQTLEGHLRSILGTLTVEQIYQDRDRFAALVREVAAPDVGRMGIEILSFTIKDVYDKVEYLSSLGKSQTAAVQRDADIGVAEAERDAGIREAECKKEMMDIKFQADTKMADSKRGLEMQKAAFNQEVNTKKAEAQLAYELQAAKEQQKIRLEEIEIEVVQRKKQITIEEKEIDRTEKELIATVKRPAESEAYKMQQLAEGQKMKKVLTAQAEAEKIRRIGEAEAGSIEAIGKAEAEKMRLKAEAYQHYGEAAKTALVLEALPKIAGKVAAPLAQTNEIVILSGDGSRVTGEVNRLLAELPVSVNALTGVDLMKIPFLQKMTNPQA; encoded by the exons GTGGTTGCTGTGGCTCCGATGAGAAGACCTACGTGGTGGGAGGCTGGTCCTGGGCCTGGTGGCTCATTTCAGACATCCAGAG GATAACCCTTGAGATTATGACCCTGCAGCCCAAGTGTGAGGATGTGGAAACAGCGGAGGGTGTAGCTATTACTGTCACTGGGGTGGCACAG GTGAAGGTGATGGTAGACAATGAGCTGCTGGGCTATGCCTGTGAACAGTTCCTGGGGAAATCTGTGATGGAGATAAAGAGTGTCATTCTGCAGACCCTGGAGGGTCATTTACGCTCTATTCTCG GTACTCTGACGGTGGAGCAGATCtaccaggacagagacagatttGCTGCTCTGGTGAGGGAGGTGGCAGCGCCCGACGTGGGCCGCATGGGCATCGAGATCCTCAGCTTCACCATCAAG GATGTTTATGATAAAGTGGAGTACCTGAGTTCCTTGGGCAAGAGTCAGACAGCTGCAGTACAGCGAGACGCAGACATCGGAGTGGCCGAGGCAGAGAGAGACGCAGGAATCAGG GAAGCAGAATGTAAGAAAGAGATGATGGACATCAAGTTCCAAGCAGATACCAAGATGGCCGACTCTAAGAGAGGGTTGGAGATGCAGAAGGCTGCTTTCAATCAAGAAGTAAACACAAAG aaagcAGAGGCCCAGCTGGCCTACGAGCTGCAGGCTGCCAAGGAGCAGCAGAAGATCCGTCTGGAGGAGATAGAGATCGAGGTGGTTCAGAGGAAGAAGCAGATCACCATTGAGGAGAAGGAGATTGACCGCACTGAGAAGGAGCTGATCGCCACGGTCAAGAGGCCGGCCGAGTCTGAGGCCTACAAGATGCAACAGCTGGCCGAGGGACAGAA GATGAAGAAGGTGCTGACGGCCCAAGCGGAGGCGGAGAAGATCCGTCGTATCGGAGAGGCAGAGGCCGGTTCCATAGAGGCTATAGGGAAGGCTGAGGCTGAAAAGATGAGGCTGAAGGCTGAGGCCTACCAGCATTATGGAGAGGCTGCCAAGACTGCTCTGGTCCTAGAGGCCCTGCCTAAG ATCGCTGGCAAGGTGGCGGCACCGCTGGCCCAGACCAATGAGATTGTCATCCTAAGCGGGGACGGTAGTCGTGTGACCGGCGAGGTTAACCGCCTATTGGCTGAGCTCCCCGTGTCCGTCAACGCCCTCACAGGGGTGGACCTGATGAAg ATCCCTTTTCTTCAGAAGATGACCAACCCTCAAGCATGA
- the LOC120057047 gene encoding flotillin-2a-like isoform X2 has protein sequence MTLQPKCEDVETAEGVAITVTGVAQVKVMVDNELLGYACEQFLGKSVMEIKSVILQTLEGHLRSILGTLTVEQIYQDRDRFAALVREVAAPDVGRMGIEILSFTIKDVYDKVEYLSSLGKSQTAAVQRDADIGVAEAERDAGIREAECKKEMMDIKFQADTKMADSKRGLEMQKAAFNQEVNTKKAEAQLAYELQAAKEQQKIRLEEIEIEVVQRKKQITIEEKEIDRTEKELIATVKRPAESEAYKMQQLAEGQKMKKVLTAQAEAEKIRRIGEAEAGSIEAIGKAEAEKMRLKAEAYQHYGEAAKTALVLEALPKIAGKVAAPLAQTNEIVILSGDGSRVTGEVNRLLAELPVSVNALTGVDLMKIPFLQKMTNPQA, from the exons ATGACCCTGCAGCCCAAGTGTGAGGATGTGGAAACAGCGGAGGGTGTAGCTATTACTGTCACTGGGGTGGCACAG GTGAAGGTGATGGTAGACAATGAGCTGCTGGGCTATGCCTGTGAACAGTTCCTGGGGAAATCTGTGATGGAGATAAAGAGTGTCATTCTGCAGACCCTGGAGGGTCATTTACGCTCTATTCTCG GTACTCTGACGGTGGAGCAGATCtaccaggacagagacagatttGCTGCTCTGGTGAGGGAGGTGGCAGCGCCCGACGTGGGCCGCATGGGCATCGAGATCCTCAGCTTCACCATCAAG GATGTTTATGATAAAGTGGAGTACCTGAGTTCCTTGGGCAAGAGTCAGACAGCTGCAGTACAGCGAGACGCAGACATCGGAGTGGCCGAGGCAGAGAGAGACGCAGGAATCAGG GAAGCAGAATGTAAGAAAGAGATGATGGACATCAAGTTCCAAGCAGATACCAAGATGGCCGACTCTAAGAGAGGGTTGGAGATGCAGAAGGCTGCTTTCAATCAAGAAGTAAACACAAAG aaagcAGAGGCCCAGCTGGCCTACGAGCTGCAGGCTGCCAAGGAGCAGCAGAAGATCCGTCTGGAGGAGATAGAGATCGAGGTGGTTCAGAGGAAGAAGCAGATCACCATTGAGGAGAAGGAGATTGACCGCACTGAGAAGGAGCTGATCGCCACGGTCAAGAGGCCGGCCGAGTCTGAGGCCTACAAGATGCAACAGCTGGCCGAGGGACAGAA GATGAAGAAGGTGCTGACGGCCCAAGCGGAGGCGGAGAAGATCCGTCGTATCGGAGAGGCAGAGGCCGGTTCCATAGAGGCTATAGGGAAGGCTGAGGCTGAAAAGATGAGGCTGAAGGCTGAGGCCTACCAGCATTATGGAGAGGCTGCCAAGACTGCTCTGGTCCTAGAGGCCCTGCCTAAG ATCGCTGGCAAGGTGGCGGCACCGCTGGCCCAGACCAATGAGATTGTCATCCTAAGCGGGGACGGTAGTCGTGTGACCGGCGAGGTTAACCGCCTATTGGCTGAGCTCCCCGTGTCCGTCAACGCCCTCACAGGGGTGGACCTGATGAAg ATCCCTTTTCTTCAGAAGATGACCAACCCTCAAGCATGA